The Staphylococcus sp. 17KM0847 DNA segment GGCGGTTTTTAGGATTAATATTGCTCGGCGGATTAGTAGGAGGTGTGATAAGTATCGTTTTTAACATAGCAAATGGATTTCATTTTGTTACGTTAAAGTTAGAAAACAATCAAGTGATGATGACGATTACGTTTATAACACTTTTGATTATATTATTGTTATTTATATATAGTTTGTGGATACAACGTAAAGCTTTAGTATGTAAACAGTATATTTATCAAAACAAAGTCGATAGTGATACGGATTTATTAGAAAAAGAAGGAGAGCAATTGTTTTGGCAAGTTGGTATGCTCATGTATGGACAGTATACGGTATTGTTTATCTATTGCTTTATACTCGTTTTAGGCAATGCTTCTGATCGTTTTTTATGGTATATCCCATTTGTAGTTTTTGTGACTAGTCTAAGTGTACTCCCCTATAACTTTTTTGTTCGAAAATATGATCAGAGATTTCCTAAAGTGGGAGAGAAACAATATACTGAAAAGGTACTGGCAATTATGGATGAAGGAGAGCGTCATATTACATTATTATCAATGTATAAAACATACAGTATCAATATTTCTTTATTAATTATAGGAATTATTGTGTTAGGTTGTTATTCAATCAGTTCGCAATCGAATCAATCAGTAGGTATGTTTATATTAATTGTATTGTTTATTTATAATGCTTTTGCTTATATGCTGAAAGTCAGAAATTTTTATAAAATATAAAAATCCATTGAATATCAGACGTATCGTCGATATTCAATGGATTTTGTATTACTAGAGATTAGTATTCAATATTTGGCATTTTATTAACGCTTTGTTGATAGCGTTTCAATGCAACAGCCGCTGCACCAAAAATAATTGAAAGAATGACTAATTTTTTCATATCGATGCGCACTCCTTTTATTCGTAATAGTTCAATTCTAAGTCTTTAGAAGTTTGTTCACGTGTTTTGCGCATTAATGCTTCATCATCAATTAATGATTGACCATATGAAGGAATCATTTTTTTGATTTTTGTTGTCCATGCCTCTAACTCTTCAGGGAAGTTACGTTCAATAACTTCTAATGCAACTGATACAGATGTTGATGCTCCCGGTGACTCACCAAGTAAAGCAATAACACTATGATCTTCTGAGTTTACGACCTCTGTACCGAATTGAATGAAGCCTTTTCCGTAGTCTTCAGTGTCTTTAATAACTTGAACACGTTTACCTGCAGTGTATAGCTCCCAGTCTTCATCGCGTGCTTCAGGAACAAATGTGCGTAAATGGTTCATGCAGCCTTCTTTAGTCATTAAAATTTGATCGAATGAGTATTTTAATAATGGTAAGTTTTTCGCTGCTGACGCCAATAATGTTGTGATATTGTAAGGTTTCACAGATTTGAATAGGTCTAAGTTTGAACCATTTTTCAAGAATTTAGGGCCAACACTTGCGAATGGTCCGAATAAAAGTGTTTTCTTACCATCGATAAAGCGTGTATCTAAGTGTGGCACTGTCATTGGTGGTGTACCAGGTGGTTCTTTACCGTAAACTTTAACTCCGTGTTCTTCGATAACGGATGGATTCGTACATGCTAAGAATTGACCTGTAATAGGGAATCCACCTAAGTTTTTACTTTCAGGAATACCTGTTTTTTGAAGTAATGGAATTGCGCCACCGCCTGCACCGATAAAGATAACGTCTGCGATTTCAGTTTGAACACTACCTGTTTTGCGGTTACGAACTTTAACTTCCCATTTGCCATCTTCACGGCGGTGGAAGTTTGTTACTTCGTGGTTGTAACGTACATCGGCATTAGGGTGTTTTTCCATGCTACGTGCCATTTTACGTGTTAGTTCACCAAAGTTAACATCTGTACCTTCATCAATTTTACTTGCAGCCATAATATCACTTGCACTGCGACCTTCCATCATTAATGGCATCCATTTTTTCATAACTTCAATGTCTTCCGTATATTCAATATTATCGAACATAGGGAATTGTTTCATTGCGTTGTAACGGTTTTTAAGAAACTTAACATTGTTTACGCCACGCACAAAGCTAATGTGTGGTAATGGATTGATAAAATCTCTAGGGGTATCAATGTTTTTGCTTTTTACAAGATAGCTCCAGAATTGCTTAGAAATCTCAAACTCTTCATTGATAGATTTTGCTTTTTCAATATCAATAGAGCCATCAGGTTGTTGTACTGTGTAGTTAAGCTCACAAAGGGCTGCATGTCCAGTACCTGCGTTATGGTTCTCATTTGAACTTTCCTCACCTGGCTGATCTAAACGCTCATAAAGCTTTATGTTCCAGTCGGGCTCAAGGTCTTTGATCATTGAACCGAACGTTGTGCTGAGTACACCTGCTCCAATAATAATAATATCTTTGCTGCGTTTACTTGTCATAACGATCACCTTTCTATTTTGCTTGAGAGCAAGGCAATGGTTTACCTTGATATTTTCTATTATATACCACTCTTTTTTGATTTTAAATGATATATGTTTATACAATGAAAATTTATAGAGTGACACTGTAAAAACAGAGAGAATTAAACGATTTATAGGAAATATAGCTGTTTTATAGTAAATATATCAATGCTTTTGATTGAGTATACACATACCAATTTAAATATTTAAAGTAATTTGTAACTTTAATGTTGAAAATAAGTTAGAAACTTTTATACTTTAATCTATTTCAATAAAAAACTTGGAAATTGTCGAAAAAAGTAATTTTCTATAAACTTATTAACAATAAATTAAAATTTAATAATATAAATGTTGAATTCACACAAAAAAACGCTTACAATTTGGTTGAATTAGTCATAGGGTCATCTGATGTCTGTGGCGAAGGTTATTTAATTGGGGGAATTAAGATGAATGTTTTATTAATGCTCGTTGCGTTAAGTGCAGTAATCGTACCATTTATTTGTCTGGTTGTTTTACGCATGTCTGCTCTTGTGGGGATGACAATTAGTGCGATTATTGTGACTCTATTGGGCTACTTTGTATGGGGCATCGAAGGCAATGTAATTACGGCATCTTTTTTACAAGGTGTACATAAAACATTAACAATTATTTTAATTTTATTCGGTGCGTTAACATTATTGAATACATTGAGAGAAACAAATGCAGTTGCACGTATTAATGCGGGTTTTCAAAATGTGTCACACGATATGCGTGTACAAGTTATTATTGTGGCATTTTTGTTTGGTTCATTAATTGAGGGTGCATCAGGCTTTGGGACACCAGCGATGGTTACAGCACCTTTAATGGTTGCACTTGGTTTTAAACCTTTAACAAGTGTTGTCACAGCACTTATTGCTGATAGTGTATCTGTTTCGTTTGGCGCAGTAGGGACGCCTATATTGGTTGGGCTAAGTACACTAAAAGATGCTGATGATGCATTGTTTCAAACAACAGCTG contains these protein-coding regions:
- a CDS encoding DUF3169 family protein; amino-acid sequence: MKVWRFLGLILLGGLVGGVISIVFNIANGFHFVTLKLENNQVMMTITFITLLIILLLFIYSLWIQRKALVCKQYIYQNKVDSDTDLLEKEGEQLFWQVGMLMYGQYTVLFIYCFILVLGNASDRFLWYIPFVVFVTSLSVLPYNFFVRKYDQRFPKVGEKQYTEKVLAIMDEGERHITLLSMYKTYSINISLLIIGIIVLGCYSISSQSNQSVGMFILIVLFIYNAFAYMLKVRNFYKI
- a CDS encoding SE2200 family small protein, encoding MKKLVILSIIFGAAAVALKRYQQSVNKMPNIEY
- the lqo gene encoding L-lactate dehydrogenase (quinone) produces the protein MTSKRSKDIIIIGAGVLSTTFGSMIKDLEPDWNIKLYERLDQPGEESSNENHNAGTGHAALCELNYTVQQPDGSIDIEKAKSINEEFEISKQFWSYLVKSKNIDTPRDFINPLPHISFVRGVNNVKFLKNRYNAMKQFPMFDNIEYTEDIEVMKKWMPLMMEGRSASDIMAASKIDEGTDVNFGELTRKMARSMEKHPNADVRYNHEVTNFHRREDGKWEVKVRNRKTGSVQTEIADVIFIGAGGGAIPLLQKTGIPESKNLGGFPITGQFLACTNPSVIEEHGVKVYGKEPPGTPPMTVPHLDTRFIDGKKTLLFGPFASVGPKFLKNGSNLDLFKSVKPYNITTLLASAAKNLPLLKYSFDQILMTKEGCMNHLRTFVPEARDEDWELYTAGKRVQVIKDTEDYGKGFIQFGTEVVNSEDHSVIALLGESPGASTSVSVALEVIERNFPEELEAWTTKIKKMIPSYGQSLIDDEALMRKTREQTSKDLELNYYE